The following proteins are co-located in the Canis lupus dingo isolate Sandy chromosome 31, ASM325472v2, whole genome shotgun sequence genome:
- the KCNE2 gene encoding potassium voltage-gated channel subfamily E member 2, which translates to MPTLANLTQTLEDVFKKIFITYMDNWRRNTTAEQEALQTKLDAENFYYVILYLMVMIGMFSFIIVAILVSTVKSKRREHSNDPYHQYIVEDWQEKYKSQILNLEESKTTIHENMGAAGFKMCP; encoded by the coding sequence ATGCCTACTTTAGCCAATCTGACACAGACCCTGGAAGATgtcttcaaaaagatttttattacttatatgGACAATTGGCGCAGGAACACGACAGCTGAGCAAGAGGCCCTGCAAACCAAACTTGATGCTGAGAACTTCTACTATGTCATCTTGTACCTCATGGTGATGATCGGAATGTTCTCTTTCATCATTGTAGCCATCCTGGTGAGCACGGTGAAATCCAAGCGACGAGAGCACTCCAATGACCCCTACCACCAGTACATCGTAGAAGATTGGCAAGAGAAGTACAAGAGTCAAATCTTGAATCTAGAAGAATCAAAGACCACCATCCACGAGAACATGGGTGCAGCAGGGTTCAAAATGTGTCCTTGA